A single Rhodothermales bacterium DNA region contains:
- a CDS encoding 2-phosphosulfolactate phosphatase: MFAHNIEVFLTASNIADDDVRGRTVVAMDVLRASTTIIHALAAGAREVIPVPDMGEAGRIAAALDPASYVLGGEKDGKPIEGYGLGNSPLDYSGDAVSGKTVILSTTNGTPAILAAAEADDVLVGGFVNINAVADAVRALQAPLTIVCAGWKNRVALEDTMCAGMLIDLLLEGHSPANLADTAYMALWQYRHDQDAIDVPIGRCNHARRLEQLGHGADVAESIRIDAVPVVPHLSERRLVPWSAADPTLSSGESSP, encoded by the coding sequence GTGTTTGCCCACAACATCGAGGTTTTCCTGACCGCCTCCAACATCGCAGATGACGATGTGAGAGGTCGCACCGTTGTGGCCATGGACGTCCTGCGCGCCAGCACGACCATCATCCATGCGCTGGCAGCGGGGGCGCGAGAGGTTATCCCGGTGCCGGATATGGGTGAGGCGGGCCGTATTGCGGCGGCCCTCGATCCGGCGAGCTACGTACTGGGAGGCGAGAAGGACGGCAAGCCCATTGAGGGGTATGGACTCGGCAATTCGCCCCTGGACTACTCGGGCGATGCCGTTTCCGGCAAGACGGTCATCCTCAGCACGACAAACGGCACACCGGCCATCCTCGCGGCCGCGGAGGCCGATGACGTGCTCGTCGGCGGATTTGTGAACATCAACGCAGTGGCGGACGCCGTCCGTGCGCTACAAGCCCCGCTCACCATTGTGTGCGCGGGGTGGAAGAACCGGGTCGCCCTTGAGGACACCATGTGCGCCGGCATGCTCATCGACCTCCTGCTCGAAGGTCACAGTCCGGCAAACCTGGCAGACACCGCCTACATGGCGCTCTGGCAGTACCGCCACGATCAGGATGCGATTGACGTGCCCATCGGCCGCTGCAACCATGCCCGCCGGCTGGAGCAATTGGGCCACGGCGCCGACGTGGCGGAGAGTATCCGCATCGACGCCGTACCCGTGGTGCCACACCTCAGCGAGCGTCGCCTGGTGCCCTGGAGCGCTGCCGATCCCACGCTTTCATCAGGCGAGTCGTCGCCGTAG